The Streptomyces sp. NBC_00236 DNA window CAGTCCCCGTCGCAGATCGCCGCTTCGATCATCGAGTCACCGACGACCTTCAGTACGAAGAGCTCTCCGTCCCCGACCAGCTGGCGGGGGAGGGGGAACACGTCCTCCACCGATTCCTCGGCGAGGATCGGCCCACCGGCCGCGATCCGGCCGACCAACGGCACGTACGACGCCGCGGGCTTCCCGGTGGTGTCCGTGGGCTGTGTGCTGGGCTGGTCCGAGCCGCGCACCTCGTACGCCCGGGGGCGATGGGGGTCGCGGCGCAGGAAGCCCTTGCGCTCCAGGGCCATCAGCTGATGTGCGACGGAGGACGTGCTGGAAAGGCCCACCGCCTGACCGATCTCCCGCATCGACGGGGGGTAGCCCCGCCGTTGTACGGAGTCCCGGATGACTTCGATCACTCGCCGCTGCCGGTCCGTGAGCCCCGAGCTGTCCGCCCGGATTCCAGGAGGTCGTCCGGGCAGCGAGCGCGCTGGGCGCGCGGGCTCCGGCCCCTCCGTGTTCGTGACTGAGTCATTCATGGCATGCACCGGCTCGAGTCGGCTCTGGGAGCGGTCCTGGGCAGTGATGATGGCACTGTCTGCGGTGGTGGTCACGTCGGCCCCTCTCGAATGGTCTCCCTAGCTGGACAACGGTAGTAGCTTTCGAAAGGTTGCGCCAAACACACGTTCGAGTGAAAAACGAATAAAAGTGTGCCGAGTGTTCAGTGCCAGGTGTATGAGCGAAGCCGGGAGTGGCGTTGCGCCGTCGGGCCGGACGGTATTCCGCGCGTGCGGACGTTCCGGCAATTCGGACCATTACGCTACCGTCCGTGCCCGCGGCGTGAGCGCGCGGGGTAGCGGTCCCGGTCGTCCGGGGCGGGCGCGGGGGTGGCCGGACCGGTGCTCGAGCGGCCCCGGCGCCGTCGCCCCGCACTCGGTCGCGCCGAGCGCTTCCCGTACCCTCGTGGTCGGTCGTACGCTGCCTTCCGGTCACGTCGGACGCGCGACACGCGCCAGGGCCAAATGCGCGACCAAACCCAAGATCTAGTGGTTGGATTGCTACAGCCACCCAGAAGTTGTGGTCCCCGTCCATCGGGGGTGTGGTCATCGCCTATGCTTGAGATCGCTTCGAGGGCCCCTCACCGGGCCTGAAGAGGCTATTCAGTCGTGCTGTGAAGGAGGGTTGGGAGCCATGCACTGCCCCTTCTGCAGGCACCCCGACAGCCGGGTCGTCGACAGTCGCACCACCGACGACGGGACCTCGATCCGCCGGCGTCGCCAGTGCCCCGACTGCTCCCGCCGTTTCACGACGGTGGAGACCTGCTCGCTCATGGTGGTCAAGCGCAGCGGCGTCACCGAGCCCTTCAGCCGTACCAAGGTCATCTCCGGCGTGCGCAAGGCGTGCCAGGGGCGGCCGGTCACCGAGGACGCCCTCGCCAAACTCGGCCAGCGGGTCGAAGAGGCGGTGCGCGCCACCGGCAGCGCCGAGCTGACCACTCACGACGTGGGTCTGGCCATCCTCGGCCCCCTGCAGGAACTCGACCTCGTCGCGTACCTGCGGTTCGCGTCCGTCTACCGGGCGTTCGACAGCCTCGAAGACTTCGAGGCCGCCATCGTGGAACTCCGCGAGCGACGGCCTCCCGTACAAGGATGCGGGACCGGCGAGACCCTTGAGGTCCCCGTTCCCGCCGTCGCCGCCGACTGAGCGGCACCGGCCGGCTGCCGCCCGATCCGATGATCGGCGGCGGCGCGGCACGCAGACCTGCTCCGGATGCTGTGCGTGGCGTCCGAAGCATCAGACACACACTGTGCCCGGGGAAGTTCTCGGCACTTCAGGGCGTTTTTGCCCACATATGGGAGGCGGCATGACAGAGACGGCGAGCGGCCCGGCACGAGGTTCCCGCAACAAGGGAGCCAAGTCGACTGCGACCAAGCAGGGCCTGCGTATCGAGCGCATCCACACCACTCCCGGCGTGCATCCGTACGACGAGGTGGCGTGGGAACGCCGTGACGTCGTCATGACCAACTGGCGCGACGGCTCGATCAACTTCGAGCAGCGTGGCGTCGAGTTCCCCGACTTCTGGTCGGTGAACGCGGTCAACATCGTCACCAGCAAGTACTTCCGCGGGGCTGTCGGCACCCCCCAGCGCGAGACCGGTCTGCGACAGCTGATCGACCGGATCGTGAAGACGTACCGGAAGGCAGGCGAGGACTACAACTACTTCGCCTCGCC harbors:
- the nrdR gene encoding transcriptional regulator NrdR, with translation MHCPFCRHPDSRVVDSRTTDDGTSIRRRRQCPDCSRRFTTVETCSLMVVKRSGVTEPFSRTKVISGVRKACQGRPVTEDALAKLGQRVEEAVRATGSAELTTHDVGLAILGPLQELDLVAYLRFASVYRAFDSLEDFEAAIVELRERRPPVQGCGTGETLEVPVPAVAAD
- the lexA gene encoding transcriptional repressor LexA, whose product is MTTTADSAIITAQDRSQSRLEPVHAMNDSVTNTEGPEPARPARSLPGRPPGIRADSSGLTDRQRRVIEVIRDSVQRRGYPPSMREIGQAVGLSSTSSVAHQLMALERKGFLRRDPHRPRAYEVRGSDQPSTQPTDTTGKPAASYVPLVGRIAAGGPILAEESVEDVFPLPRQLVGDGELFVLKVVGDSMIEAAICDGDWVTVRRQPVAENGDIVAAMLDGEATVKRFKREDGHVWLLPHNSAYQPIPGDEATILGKVVAVLRRV